From one Trifolium pratense cultivar HEN17-A07 linkage group LG1, ARS_RC_1.1, whole genome shotgun sequence genomic stretch:
- the LOC123920211 gene encoding small polypeptide DEVIL 4-like, whose amino-acid sequence MKMGTIGGSKRSRLSSSSSRGLGGVLKEQRARLYIIRRCVVMLLCWHE is encoded by the coding sequence ATGAAGATGGGTACAATTGGAGGCTCAAAAAGATCAAgactatcatcatcatcaagtaGAGGACTTGGTGGAGTCCTTAAGGAACAAAGGGCTAGGCTATACATTATTAGAAGGTGTGTGGTCATGCTTCTATGTTGGCATGAGTAG
- the LOC123887999 gene encoding putative bark agglutinin LECRPA3: MALSFSNLATQKLFSSKFVFVILVTFFLLVAAENANSQKKVYFNITKFTYDQSDLTFLGSILIDTSGVLSLPNPFPSGSLVGRVLYKYLVPIWDSSTGNVGSFETSFSYEVWNYGHAPGDGLVLFLTDPANAAIPDNSRDGLLGVADANNAFNRFVGVEFDNYANPWDPNYEHIGINLNSLYSAKIMKWRWVYGYGTLLKVNIIYDSPSSTLTVVVTDDDGEISTLSQMLDLKWLLPEMAVIGISGSSGFLQINDILSWSFTSVLDTTTRSNSNNINNITTASY; encoded by the coding sequence ATGGCTTTATCTTTCTCAAATCTTGCAACTCAAAAACTATTTTCATCCAAATTTGTTTTTGTCATCTTAGTAACTTTCTTTCTCTTGGTAGCAGCAGAAAATGCTAATTCACAAAAAAAGGTTTACTTCAACATTACCAAATTCACCTATGATCAATCTGATCTAACTTTCCTAGGAAGTATCCTTATTGATACCAGTGGTGTCTTGTCGTTGCCCAATCCATTTCCAAGTGGTTCGCTTGTAGGCCGTGTCTTGTATAAATATCTAGTGCCCATTTGGGACAGTAGTACCGGAAACGTTGGCAGTTTTGAAACTTCATTTTCATACGAAGTATGGAACTATGGACATGCGCCGGGTGATGGGCTTGTGTTATTTCTTACAGACCCCGCAAACGCTGCAATTCCGGACAACTCACGAGACGGCCTTCTCGGAGTAGCTGATGCAAATAATGCTTTTAATAGATTTGTTGGTGTAGAGTTTGACAACTATGCCAATCCATGGGATCCAAACTATGAACATATTGGTATTAACCTAAACTCATTATATTCAGCAAAAATAATGAAATGGAGATGGGTCTACGGGTATGGTACACTGCTGAAAGTAAATATCATATATGACTCTCCCTCTAGTACCTTGACCGTGGTTGTCACTGACGATGATGGTGAAATTTCAACACTTTCTCAAATGCTTGATTTGAAATGGTTGCTACCAGAGATGGCTGTGATTGGTATATCTGGTTCATCAGGGTTTCTTCAAATAAATGACATCCTTTCATGGTCTTTCACTTCAGTCTTGGACACAACTACAAGGAGCAACTCCAACAACATCAATAATATTACTACTGCAAGCTATTGA